The Pseudobacteroides sp. DNA window TATCAGGAGGTATACTGAGGATATCCTTTGCTATATAATCAGCTACAGGATTTGTGGCAAGAATGTTCCCTGCTTTATCAGAAACTATAAGAGAATCGGATATTGTTTCAAAAACAGTCTCAAGCATTTCCTTTTTATCCCTTATTTCCTGTTCGTGCTTATATTTTTCAGTAATATTTCTTAAACATAATATTGCTGAAATAATTTCTCTATCAGCACCATAAATGGGGCTGCCGTTCAAGTTGAAATATGTAGTAAAATTAGGCCTTTCCACTCTAATCACAACATTTTGAATTTCCTCACCCTGAAGTATTCTAGTGCTTGGAATATTATCTTCTGTGATCTCAATGCCGCTTTGGTCGTAGTATATGGAATTCAATGCAATTTTACCGCCAGGACCTTTAATACCTAATTCAAGTGCTGTTTTTTTTGCGTGCTTATTGTAATATTCATAATTTCCATCCTTATTGATTATTAATAAAGCATCGTTCATATTTTCAGTTATAAGCTTTAATTGCTGCTCTTTACGCTTTAATATTCTATTTTTTTCTTGAATAGATATTCTATTTACAACCCTTTCAGTCACATTAATAGAGTTGACTATGAAATACTTTATTTTTCCACAATCATACATTGGCACAATAGAAAAATCCCAATATGTAACCCCTTTTTCACACTTATCATTCTTTAATTCATCGGCATAAAACGGTTTACCCGTACTAATAAGAGATGATAGAATATTTTCCATAAAACTACCTTTAAAATACACAAAAAATTCTTCTGCCCTTTTTCCAATACAGCTTTCTTTATTGCAGGGTTCACCGAGAAATTCAATAAATGTCTTGTTAGCTTTAAGTAGTATTAAATCCTGAGCGGAATAAATTGCAACACCTGATTTATGTAGATATTCTATGTAAGAGAACTTTTCTTCAATTCTAGTATGAGGCTTTTCAATTATGGTAATTAATTTTTCGTTATTGATTGATTGTATGATGATATCTACTTCCCTAGGATCAAAATTTTTAGTAAATATATAAGAGTTCATAGATGTGTTCATAATTTTACCAATATCTACATTTGCTCTTAGCAAGTATTCCCAAATGTGTTGAATACTCTTATTTAATATATCTGCTTTAGAATATCCAGATAACTGAAGGAACGAATTACTTACATCGATAGCCTCATTTTCACGTATCAAAATGTAAGGTGTCGTGTTTAAATTATCTGTATCAAAACTACTGATCACATTTAAGCCTCCAATACTTTATAAATGATCTATATATAACTTTGAACCACTATTGTGGTAATAAGTAGTATTTTACTTTAATTTAGATAAAAAATCCATAAATTTTATATAATAATTGTTGTGCAGAATACACTATAATATGCCACACATCGAAAAGGGAGCTTTTTAAGCTCCCTTAATAGAAATTTGTATCATTATAATTGAAATCCCCTTGAGATTCGTTACCATGATATGACTTCGCCTTCTAAAGACCATGTCTGAGTGCCTGTAACTTTCACCTTGACAAGCTTACCAACAAGCTCTTTACTTCCTTTAAAATTGACAATCTTATTGGTTCGGGTTCTTCCGGTGTAATTCCAGATACTGTTTTTGCTTAGTCCTTCAACAAGCACTTCTTCTGTTCTTCCTAAAAGGGTATCGTTTATTTCTTTGCTAATTTTGTTCTGAACCTCTAAAAGCTTCTCGAACCGTGATTTTTTAACATCTTCACTTACCTGATCGGCACTTTTTGCTGCTGGTGTGCCTGTTCTTCTCGAATAAAGGAATGTATATGCAAAATCAAACCTTACCTTCCTTAATACATCCAGCGTTTCTTCAAAATCTTCTTCTGTTTCGCCGGGGTAGCCCACAATAATATCTGTTGTAAGTGCAATACCCGGCACCTTTTCTTTTATTTTGCCAATTAGATTAATATAATCTTCCTTTGAATATTTACGGTTCATGTCCTGGAGTATTCTAGAGCTTCCTGCCTGAATGGGAAGATGGAGATGCTCGCATACCTTGTCTAAATCCCTGAAAGCCAGGATAATATCCTCGGTCAGATCCTTCGGGTGGGATGTCATAAACCTTATCCTTTCTATCCCCTCCACGCTGTTTATCTCTTTGAGCAGGTCTGCAAAGCTTACTCTGTCTGCAAAATCCTTTCCGTAGGAATTTACATTCTGCCCTAATAAGGTTATTTCCATAAAATTATTCCGGCCGAGCTCCTGCACCTCTTTTACTATATCATCTGTGCTCCTGCTTCGCTCTCTTCCACGGACATACGGCACGATACAGTATGAGCAGAAATTATTACAGCCATACATAACCGTTACCCATGCTTTTATAGAATCTTTTCGTTCTATTGGCAAGCCCTCTGCTATTGATCCGGGTGACTCGTCTACATCTATAACTGAAGAATCACTATTTATCGCTCTATTGAGAAGCTCAGGAAATTTATATAAATTGTGGGTACCGAAGACTATATCTACATGCCTGTATTTTTTCTTTATTGTTTCAACAACATGGCCTTGCTGCATCATGCATCCGCATATGGCTATAATCTTTTCCTGATTATCTACCTTCTGCTTTTTAAGGGCTCCCAAATGTCCATAAACCTTTTCCTCTGCATTCTCCCTTACACAGCAGGTATTAAAGATAACCATATCACTTTCTTCACTGTTTTTTCCTTCGCCGTATCCCATTTCTGAAAGCATTCCCCAAAGCCTCTCGGAGTCGTTTTCATTCATCTGGCAGCCAAAGGATTGTAAATACACCAGCCTTTTTCTTCCGGACTTTATTTCATATTCAGCATTAGCTTCCTTTATAGATTCCATGTATTGATATTGCCTAGCTATTTCTTCAGCGGAAACCTGTATTTCCTTTTTGTTTTCCGTACCTTTATTCATTTCGTTCCTCCATATTGAATTCATTCATGTCTAATTACCTTTGAATTCAAGTATTTGTATCATTATTATCACCATATTATAACACAAAAATAGCAGGTGAAAATACCTACTATTTGAGTAAAGCTATAGTATTGTTTATATACTTGAAATTATGGTATTAAATCAATACATTGCTGTGAAGGGCCATATTCTTATAAACGCCAAGCATTGCAGCACCTATTATTACAGATGCACTTCCTGTTTGTGCCAGTGTAATCTCCGTCTGGCGAACCTGCTGGCAGTATACTTTGCTGTTTACCATCTCTTTTAAAGGTTTTAGGAAATAATCCCCTTCTTTTGCAATCTGTCCGGCTATAACTATGACCTCAGGCTGAAGCATGTTTATTATGTTCACAAGCCCTTCGGACAAATAGAATAAATATTTGTTTATAACTTCCTTAGCTGTAATATCTCCCTTTTTAGCTGCTTCAAATATGATGTGTTCGGTTAATTTGCCATAATCGTTTTCAGTGAGCTGATTAATAAGGGATTCCGGACATTTGGAAGCTGCCTCAATTGCTTGATTTATAAGTGCTGTGGCTGAAGCATATGATTCCCAGCATCCGTTTCTTCCGCATGTGCACTTTAATCCGTCAAAACTTACTACCATGTGCCCCAACTCAGCTCCTGCATAATTAAATCCGCTATATACCTTGTTGTTTATAATTATTCCTCCACCTATCCCGGTACCTATCCTGATGGTAACAGAATAGTCTATATCTTCTGCAGCACCTGCGACACTTTCCGCCAATGCAGCACAGTTTGCATCATTCTCAACATACACAGGAAGATTAATATACTTTTCAATTTCAGCCCTTAAGGGAATGTTATGAAAATTCAAAGTGTAGTTTCGGACAATTATTCCATTTTTTGCGTCCGGTGTGCCTGGACACCCCACTCCAATATATTTGACATTTCTTATATCGATGTCTTCCTTATCCAAAACTTCCATAATGAGTTTGGCAGTATCCTCAACTATTTTTGTATATGGTCTTTCCTTTATAGTAGGAATAGATTCTTTTCTAAGTAGTTTTCCGTATTTATCAACAACACCGACTAATATATTTTTTACCCCAAGTTCAACACCAACAAAATATTTCATTTTATAATCCTCCTGTTATAATGAAACATAATATTAAATGAATTAAAACAAATATTCCATTATTTTACACCGCTTTTAATTACATTAAAAGTTATCAATATTTATATTTTTATTTTTTTCCTTAAGATATAATACTAGTTTTCCATTAATATTACAATAACTAAATTTAATGAAAAACATAAATAATCTATGATTTTAATTATTTGCAGAATTCAACATTAAAATTAAATAGAATTATATATTTAATATCGTCAATATTATTAAAATATATTAATTTCGACAATATTGATTTTTTATCTTTTCATAACTCTGCAATTATTGTAAAATGATATTTATAGGCTTGTTTTAATAAAACAGTTTTATAAATAAAAGATATAAGAACATAACGGGGGCATAAACATGAACAGGTTTTTTAAATCTTACTGCGTTATAGCATTATCAACTTTAATTTTGACGTCTTGCAGCGGCAAAAACAATAATGTTGCTTCTCCAACACCACTATCCAGCTCTAGTCAGGTAACAATACCGCAGTCAACTCCATCAACAGTATCCAGCGATTTACCCGATGCAACAGCTACAGCAGCTTCTGCAACTGAATCCTCTGCTCCAAAAAGTGCAACACCTGGATCAATAAATAAATTCTCAGATTTGTTTTCAATAGAACATATCTTAGACATACGAAAGGCTTCAGACAACACCTTTTACAATACTTCTCAGCTGCTTTTATATACCATAGCAGACTTGCTTACAAAAGCCGACAAGATTGATAACAACAATCCTGAGGATAGAGCAATTGCAGCAAAATTTGACAGAAAAAAATATGACTATGTGCTGCAGTTCGACGGTGCAAAACCGATTTTTGTTTCTATAAAAGACAGTATTGTTTACTTTGATGGCGAGACTGAATATTACAGGTTGTGGGCAGACAGTAAAAAACTTTGGGAAAATATCACATTTGATACAACTAAGAAACTTGCCGATATCAAGGAAAAGGGTCTTGAAATCCAGGATAAAAGCTTTGATAGTGATATAAACGGAGATGGCAAAAAAGAAAAGATAAGCTTGGTCTATAAAGGCGGAAAAGGGTTTGATTTTAAAGGTGACCTTCTATTGAGGGTGGAAAACAGTGACGCTGTTGTTTTACCTCAAACCCAATGGCAGGTAAATCCCAAACGTACGATAAGCCAGCCGCCGACAGTATATTTTATGCCACAAAAAGGCAGCAACAACAAAATTCTTATTGTTACCCTTACATGGTTCGCAGGATCAATTCAAACATCAGGGGATGTTTTTGCATATTCATTTAATAACGGTAAACTTACAGATCTTGATTTAAGGGCACCGCAAACAGTATTTAAGTATACAGGCGGAAACACTGTTACTATGGAGTTCCCTCAAATAAAATCAAGCCAGGTAGTAAAATTTGATCAGCCTGGCTATGAAAGACTGATAGAAGAAGGTAAAGCTCTTAAAGATTTATTCAATGATCCAAATGCCTTTTCAAACAGTCCTCTGTACTTCAAGCTTGAAGATTATGATGGAGACGGTATAAACGAACTGTGCAGTATGTCAACTCTCATGTTTGAGTCTCTGGGAAAAATGAGTATGGGATTCCAGTATACATTCTATAAAGGCAGCAACGATAAGCTTGGTCCTGTGAAGGTCATCATCGCTCCACCTTTTATTGATGATGACAATGATTCACAAATAGAAAGACTTATAATGGGCTATATTTTCGAATATAATCATCTAACATTCATTAATGATGAAATTAAGGATTCGTGGTATAAGCCATCAAATAAATACAAGAAAAATGAGATAGCAAGCTGTATAAACAGGATGATTAGTGAAAATAAGCTTTATAAAAAAGGAAATAATGTTTATGTAAAAACAAATTAACATTGGTGTAGCAGAGAATACACCATAATTTCCTAGATATCAAAATAATAAAACAATGTCCTTCCTGAAAATCCAGGCAGGACATTGTTTTATTAACTTAATAAGTTATTAAACATAGGGGAAAACTAAAAACTCGGAAGACTATCCAGATTGTCACTTTCCGTACCATTTGGATTGGATCTTAAATATTCCCTTCCGCTTTTTGAAACACTGACATTTACGCCTTCAATCTTGTTGTCTTTCGCCATCATAATTGCTTCGTTAATTGAAAATACATTTCCATTCTCAAGCATTACATCAGTTATATCACCTGAAGTATCCTTTTTTACTTTAATGATTTTTGATTGATCACTCATAGTAATAACTCCTAACTTCAATTAGTTTACAACTATGTTTGCCAATACTCTTAAAATTATTCATTTTTCAATGCCATAAGGATCTTTTATGCCATCATGATTGCTCCATACCCTCCCTGTCATGCAATCTACAAGTATCGGATATTCATAGGATTTTGGGCTGC harbors:
- the miaB gene encoding tRNA (N6-isopentenyl adenosine(37)-C2)-methylthiotransferase MiaB yields the protein MNKGTENKKEIQVSAEEIARQYQYMESIKEANAEYEIKSGRKRLVYLQSFGCQMNENDSERLWGMLSEMGYGEGKNSEESDMVIFNTCCVRENAEEKVYGHLGALKKQKVDNQEKIIAICGCMMQQGHVVETIKKKYRHVDIVFGTHNLYKFPELLNRAINSDSSVIDVDESPGSIAEGLPIERKDSIKAWVTVMYGCNNFCSYCIVPYVRGRERSRSTDDIVKEVQELGRNNFMEITLLGQNVNSYGKDFADRVSFADLLKEINSVEGIERIRFMTSHPKDLTEDIILAFRDLDKVCEHLHLPIQAGSSRILQDMNRKYSKEDYINLIGKIKEKVPGIALTTDIIVGYPGETEEDFEETLDVLRKVRFDFAYTFLYSRRTGTPAAKSADQVSEDVKKSRFEKLLEVQNKISKEINDTLLGRTEEVLVEGLSKNSIWNYTGRTRTNKIVNFKGSKELVGKLVKVKVTGTQTWSLEGEVISW
- a CDS encoding DUF3892 domain-containing protein codes for the protein MSDQSKIIKVKKDTSGDITDVMLENGNVFSINEAIMMAKDNKIEGVNVSVSKSGREYLRSNPNGTESDNLDSLPSF
- a CDS encoding ROK family protein, with amino-acid sequence MKYFVGVELGVKNILVGVVDKYGKLLRKESIPTIKERPYTKIVEDTAKLIMEVLDKEDIDIRNVKYIGVGCPGTPDAKNGIIVRNYTLNFHNIPLRAEIEKYINLPVYVENDANCAALAESVAGAAEDIDYSVTIRIGTGIGGGIIINNKVYSGFNYAGAELGHMVVSFDGLKCTCGRNGCWESYASATALINQAIEAASKCPESLINQLTENDYGKLTEHIIFEAAKKGDITAKEVINKYLFYLSEGLVNIINMLQPEVIVIAGQIAKEGDYFLKPLKEMVNSKVYCQQVRQTEITLAQTGSASVIIGAAMLGVYKNMALHSNVLI